A window of the Enoplosus armatus isolate fEnoArm2 chromosome 5, fEnoArm2.hap1, whole genome shotgun sequence genome harbors these coding sequences:
- the ttc12 gene encoding tetratricopeptide repeat protein 12 — MMDKLEDFDSFLKNVDKISELVKDLKSSDVQVQQKAMEKADCYIAAFDEPCRTKVNKTTVNTSPPLQPSSSLQNGSPENFMKIMERDAEDRRVRRIAQAKKATALKDKGNEAYAQEDYETAVKYYSDGLAELRDMQPLYTNRAQAYIKLGKYKEAISDCEWALKCNESCIKAYLHMGKAYLALKKYNESRNCFEKIVEIEPGKEKMVKDYLAQADLEEERESQEMNAMQEFDKGGGKSTIVPHLLEKLSRPGQMPFYYCGGLEILSQAVTDCTGQTLFRLNNGFSIISSNDTIRSCLLQKTKDPDSQELCVSVLKLWRVICCGNDENQTMLLACPVSRQSIVHLVTSEHVAAQKECLAILCLFSQMPRGRRLAIDNLNVHTLVRNLMACISNPKQQQENTAVNILENFTAENKFCIQLRNVLTDSVIVPFTTILRNISKSNQHILPSLMSAVGRLARDAVICHAFAHDPECWKAFLVAIRQCSAGEYKEILYPMLGLIINLSSITSPVIQEHAASLCDCCLGLLRDSDGGVITRATGVLSMVLPQSSEAIQHVIQGDVVRTMHQLLKGTGQTATKYAIKTLTVCTAASHLAREELVKSDKKLSILRRLLGSSGDEMVSGNAALCLAHCLELEGIAGNLLGTDIVLLLLRHAAGDAKRTAVQQNAVIALGKLCQSEPRHTNQLRKLHGFEILHSRMKLIT, encoded by the exons ATGATGGACAAACTTGAAGACTTCGACAGTTTTTTgaagaatgttgacaaaataa gTGAGCTAGTAAAGGATCTAAAGTCTTCTGATGTCCAAGTCCAGCAAAAAGCAATGGAGAAAGCGGACTGCTACATTGCTGCCTTTGATGAACCCTGCAGGACAAAAGTCAACAAGACTACAGTCAACACAAGCCCACCACTCCAGCCTTCCTCG aGTCTGCAGAATGGAAGTCCAG AGAATTTCATGAAGATTATGGAGAGAGATGCCGAAGACAGAAGAGTAAGGAGGATTGCACAAGCAAAAAAGGCAACTG CACTCAAAGACAAGGGGAATGAAGCTTATGCTCAAGAAGACTATGAAACTGCTGTGAAGTATTACAGTGATGGCTTGGCTGAACTGCGGGACATGCAGCCATTGTACACCAACCGAGCACAA GCCTACATCAAGCTGGGAAAGTACAAGGAAGCCATCAGTGACTGTGAATGGGCCCTGAAG TGTAATGAGAGCTGCATAAAGGCTTACCTACACATGGGGAAAGCATATCTGGCATTGAAGAAATATAATGAG tCCAGAAACTGCTTTGAAAAAATAGTGGAAATTGAACCTGGGAAGGAGAAGATGGTGAAAG ACTACCTGGCCCAGGCAGATttggaagaggagagagagagtcaggagATGAATGCTATGCAAGAGTTTGACAAGGGGGGTGGAAAGTCCACAATAGTGCCCCACCTTCTGGAGAAGCTGTCAAGGCCTGGTCAGATGCCCTTCTACTACTGTGGAGGATTGGAGATTCTGTCACAAGCAGTTACTGACT GTACAGGCCAGACCCTTTTCAGACTGAACAATGGCTTTAGTATCATCAGCAGCAATGACACGATCAGGAG TTGCCtgttgcagaaaacaaaagatcCCGATAGCCaggagttgtgtgtgtctgttctgaAATTATGGAGGGTCATTTGTTGTGGAAATG ATGAAAACCAGACGATGTTGCTGGCATGCCCAGTCAGCAGACAGTCCATTGTTCACTTGGTAACATCAGAGCATGTTGCAGCACAGAAAGAATGCCTGGCAATACTGTGCTTGTTTTCACAGATGCCACGTGGCAGACGTTTGGCCATTGACAACTTGAATGTGCACAC GTTAGTGAGGAACCTCATGGCGTGCATCTCAAacccaaagcagcagcaggagaacaCAGCAGTCAACATTCTGGAGAACtttacagcagaaaacaa ATTTTGCATTCAGTTAAGGAATGTGTTGACAGATTCTGTCATAGTGCCATTTACAACAATACTG AGAAATATCAGCAAGTCCAATCAGCATATCCTTCCATCGCTGATGTCGGCTGTTGGCCGTCTGGCTCGAGATGCTGTCATCTGCCACGCTTTTGCTCATGATCCAGAGTGTTGGAAGGCCTTTCTGGTCGCCATT AGGCAGTGCAGTGCAGGTGAATACAAAGAGATCCTTTACCCTATGCTTGGTTTGATCATCAACCTTTCAAGTATCACCTCTCCAGTCATTCAG GAGCATGCTGCTTCACTCTGTGACTGCTGTCTGGGCCTGCTGAGGGATAGTGATGGAGGAGTCATAACT AGAGCCACAGGCGTACTGAGCATGGTCCTCCCTCAGTCCTCTGAGGCCATTCAGCATGTTATTCAGGGGGATGTGGTCCGGACCATGCACCAGCTGCTCAAG GGAACAGGGCAGACTGCCACTAAGTATGCCATTAAGACTCTGACAGTGTGCACTGCTGCCAGTCACTTGGCACGGGAGGAGCTGGTGAAGTCTGATAAAA AACTGTCTATTTTGCGTCGTTTGCTGGGTTCCAGCGGTGATGAGATGGTGTCAGGAAATGCAGCCCTGTGCTTGGCCCACTGCCTTGAGTTGGAGGGAATTGCCGGCAACCTGCTGGGCACTGATAttgtgctgctgctactgcGCCACGCTGCAGGGGACGCTAAGAGGACAGCTGTGCAGCAAAATGCAGTGATTGCTCTGGGGAAGCTGTGTCAATCTGAACCCAG ACATACAAACCAGCTTCGAAAACTACACGGCTTTGAGATCCTGCACTCCCGTATGAAGCTCATCACATGA
- the LOC139285836 gene encoding dispanin subfamily A member 2b-like: MEGGQSRAVAPSYLGWSIFNTLCCCLPLGIAAIICSCKAQNANALGESATAVEASRTAKILNVVGLVCGIILIIIIIALKVTHEQ; encoded by the exons ATGGAAGGAGGCCAGAGCCGTGCTGTGGCTCCATCCTACCTAGGATGGTCCATCTTTAACACTTTGTGCTGTTGCCTGCCTCTGGGGATAGCCGCTATCATCTGCTCCTGCAAG GCACAAAATGCTAATGCTCTTGGAGAATCAGCTACAGCCGTGGAGGCATCAAGGACAGCCAAGATCCTAAATGTCGTTGGGCTTGTCTGTGGAATCATTTTGATCATCATTATCATCGCTCTCAAAGTCACTCACGAACAGTAG